The following coding sequences lie in one Thalassoglobus polymorphus genomic window:
- a CDS encoding DUF4912 domain-containing protein, protein MSHDERPQEAERLHKSDRISDLSSLTVPELRELAKSKKISGAGRLRKNELINELLAVGGTSKERPDEKADDWLQVENFGPYWFGVEWHVSQKLQKRAAAALGRDWHRVRKVLRVYRVDWGDSGPHAREHAEDLEIPEQASRWFVQIDAQSSGWKVELGYLAPGGRFFSLLQSAAIEVASLRKGDSGLPLGANDSQPQSASRFTNVDRLFLAIEGEVSVNGTTQPGANVSIDDQTVQVHSRLGQFQKRSPLLDGRLFLPIVAEYGNQRLRAVVSIETNIHYLEAEKTASDQ, encoded by the coding sequence ATGAGTCATGACGAACGCCCGCAAGAAGCGGAAAGACTGCACAAGTCGGACCGGATTTCTGATCTGAGTTCATTAACAGTTCCAGAGCTTCGCGAATTGGCCAAGAGTAAAAAGATTTCTGGGGCAGGCCGCTTGCGGAAAAATGAGTTGATTAACGAGCTTCTGGCAGTCGGAGGCACGAGCAAGGAGCGACCTGACGAAAAAGCTGATGACTGGTTGCAGGTCGAAAACTTCGGCCCATATTGGTTTGGGGTTGAATGGCATGTCAGCCAGAAGCTTCAGAAGCGGGCTGCAGCAGCTCTCGGAAGAGACTGGCATCGTGTGCGAAAAGTGCTTCGGGTTTATCGCGTTGACTGGGGCGACTCTGGGCCGCACGCTCGCGAACATGCTGAAGATCTTGAAATTCCCGAGCAGGCGTCACGTTGGTTCGTTCAGATTGACGCTCAGTCCAGTGGTTGGAAAGTTGAACTGGGATACCTTGCACCGGGGGGGAGATTTTTTTCTCTGCTTCAGTCTGCAGCGATCGAAGTTGCCAGCTTGCGTAAAGGTGATTCCGGTCTCCCTCTTGGGGCGAATGATTCACAGCCACAGTCTGCTTCTCGCTTCACTAATGTAGACAGGCTTTTCCTTGCCATTGAAGGGGAGGTTTCCGTGAATGGGACGACTCAACCTGGAGCGAATGTCAGTATCGACGACCAAACCGTGCAAGTCCATTCACGTCTTGGACAGTTTCAAAAACGCTCGCCTCTGCTCGATGGGCGACTCTTTCTTCCAATTGTTGCGGAGTATGGCAACCAGCGCTTGCGGGCTGTCGTCTCCATCGAAACGAACATCCATTATCTCGAAGCAGAGAAAACGGCCTCTGACCAGTGA
- a CDS encoding ATP synthase F0 subunit B: MKLSLIHRHVVVLAVAALVATSGTSLIAEDAETAGATPETEASTAADSENAAPEEEVHPITNLLFPKEFNFNLPPVQPNLQMFLWTFILFAGYIFVMKKGAWGPLITAVNKREARVLNAERDAELARREVDNLRIESEARLAEVQEQVKAIIAEARSQAEAEKREIVAKAEQDAQRIKDEALRELETAHQAAIQNLDQMVDEQVALATEQVVGRRL, from the coding sequence GTGAAGTTATCTTTAATCCATCGACATGTTGTTGTGCTTGCAGTTGCAGCGTTGGTTGCAACAAGCGGGACCAGTCTCATTGCGGAGGATGCAGAGACAGCCGGAGCAACTCCTGAAACTGAAGCTTCAACCGCTGCTGACTCTGAAAATGCAGCACCTGAAGAAGAAGTTCACCCGATAACGAACTTGCTCTTTCCCAAAGAGTTCAACTTCAACTTGCCACCCGTGCAGCCGAATTTGCAAATGTTCCTGTGGACATTCATTTTGTTCGCAGGATACATCTTTGTCATGAAAAAGGGTGCCTGGGGGCCGTTGATCACTGCTGTGAACAAACGGGAAGCAAGAGTCCTGAATGCGGAGCGCGATGCTGAACTTGCACGACGAGAAGTCGATAACCTTCGCATCGAGTCAGAAGCAAGACTGGCAGAAGTTCAGGAACAAGTGAAAGCAATTATTGCGGAAGCACGTTCCCAAGCTGAGGCAGAAAAGCGAGAAATCGTTGCCAAAGCAGAACAGGACGCACAGCGAATTAAAGACGAAGCATTGCGAGAACTTGAAACTGCCCACCAGGCAGCGATTCAAAATCTCGACCAGATGGTTGACGAGCAAGTGGCTCTGGCGACAGAACAAGTCGTCGGCCGCAGACTCTAA
- the atpA gene encoding F0F1 ATP synthase subunit alpha: MKFKADEIASVLQKEIEDFQGQVQTAEVGRVIEVGDGIARAVGLSSAMAGEMVEFSKGTRGLCFNLEENSVGIIVLGDYLTIQEGDEVKTTGELLSVPVGDAMIGRVIDPLGNPLDGKGPIVTTESRPVEYPAPGVAARQPVKQPLQTGIKAVDAMTPIGRGQRELIIGDRKTGKTAVAIDTILAQKGDDVICIYVACGQRAANVAQVIEALEANGAMDYSIVISATAADPAPLQYIAPYSGAALAEHFMYQGKHTLCVYDDLTKQAQAYRQLSLLMRRPPGREAYPGDVFYCHSRLLERAAKLNNELGGGSMTALPIIETLEGEVSAYIPTNVISITDGQIYLEPDLFFAGVRPAINVGISVSRVGGNAQTKAMKKISGSLRLDLAAFRELEAFAQMGTELDAATQRQLDRGYRMVELLKQPQYEPLHFADQVISIYAGTKGYFDKVPVEQVARAEKELLQFIREEKSEIRDGLIEGKELTDTIEEQLKAALVEFQGRFVPDAASQTVTA; the protein is encoded by the coding sequence ATGAAATTCAAAGCGGACGAGATCGCTTCAGTTCTCCAGAAGGAAATTGAAGACTTTCAAGGTCAGGTTCAAACAGCTGAAGTTGGACGTGTGATCGAGGTCGGTGACGGGATTGCCCGAGCCGTCGGTCTGTCGTCTGCAATGGCTGGGGAAATGGTTGAGTTCTCCAAGGGAACACGTGGATTGTGTTTCAACCTGGAAGAGAACTCCGTCGGTATCATCGTGCTTGGTGACTACCTGACGATTCAGGAAGGTGACGAAGTCAAGACAACCGGAGAACTTCTCTCCGTGCCTGTCGGGGATGCCATGATTGGTCGCGTGATCGACCCGTTGGGAAATCCACTCGACGGCAAAGGTCCAATCGTCACGACCGAATCACGGCCTGTTGAATACCCGGCTCCAGGTGTGGCAGCACGTCAACCGGTGAAGCAACCGCTCCAAACCGGGATCAAAGCCGTCGACGCGATGACACCAATCGGTCGTGGTCAGCGTGAATTGATCATTGGCGACAGAAAGACGGGAAAAACAGCAGTCGCCATCGACACAATCCTCGCCCAGAAGGGTGACGATGTGATCTGCATCTACGTCGCCTGTGGGCAACGTGCTGCGAACGTCGCCCAAGTGATTGAAGCACTCGAAGCGAACGGCGCGATGGATTACTCCATTGTGATTTCAGCAACCGCCGCCGACCCTGCTCCATTACAATACATCGCCCCATACTCAGGTGCTGCACTGGCAGAACACTTCATGTATCAGGGCAAGCACACACTTTGTGTTTATGATGATTTAACCAAACAGGCTCAGGCATATCGCCAACTATCCCTTTTGATGCGTCGTCCACCAGGACGTGAAGCGTATCCCGGGGACGTTTTCTACTGTCACAGTCGTCTGCTCGAACGAGCAGCGAAACTCAACAACGAACTCGGCGGTGGATCAATGACGGCGTTGCCGATCATTGAAACACTCGAAGGGGAAGTTTCGGCATACATTCCGACCAACGTGATTTCGATTACAGATGGTCAGATCTATCTCGAACCAGACCTCTTCTTCGCAGGTGTTCGCCCCGCGATTAACGTTGGTATTTCAGTCTCTCGTGTGGGCGGTAACGCTCAAACGAAAGCGATGAAGAAAATCTCCGGTTCATTGCGACTCGACTTGGCTGCCTTCCGTGAACTCGAAGCGTTCGCGCAAATGGGTACGGAGCTCGATGCAGCGACTCAACGACAGTTGGATCGTGGTTATCGCATGGTGGAATTGCTCAAGCAACCACAGTATGAACCGCTCCACTTCGCAGACCAGGTGATTTCAATTTATGCCGGAACCAAAGGCTACTTCGACAAAGTTCCTGTCGAACAAGTTGCCCGGGCGGAAAAAGAACTCCTGCAGTTCATCCGTGAAGAGAAAAGTGAAATCCGCGACGGACTGATTGAAGGCAAAGAACTGACCGACACAATCGAAGAGCAACTCAAAGCAGCTCTTGTTGAATTCCAAGGTCGTTTTGTTCCTGATGCCGCGTCTCAAACTGTCACGGCGTAG
- a CDS encoding four helix bundle protein, which yields MVEGKGRGTPNKFAHFLSIASGSLTEGDTHVISNELEYITNEELGAVVEIVEEVGRMQTGLRKALSI from the coding sequence ATTGTTGAAGGAAAGGGGAGAGGAACTCCGAACAAATTCGCTCATTTTTTGAGTATTGCCAGTGGTTCACTGACTGAAGGTGACACGCACGTCATTTCAAATGAACTTGAATACATTACCAATGAAGAATTGGGAGCAGTTGTGGAAATAGTTGAAGAGGTCGGCAGGATGCAGACAGGGTTACGAAAAGCCCTTTCAATTTAG
- the atpH gene encoding ATP synthase F1 subunit delta, translating into MSETQVQTRPSHVLEDPSAKGVARVYSTALLDAVSGDKQAELLEEFTSFHDEVLLKSAGFEQLLVSGLTSYDEKVGLIERVVKPRASQIFTNFLLVLARHDRLELLPLILEESWAEHEKRAGKSRVQIRSAVSLSEEQLGRIKNRLQDALSSEPILMPSVDQELLGGLVIQVGDTVYDGSLRTRLKVLQQRLRERYLNEIQSGRDRFSSPEGN; encoded by the coding sequence ATGTCTGAGACACAAGTACAAACTCGACCATCGCATGTTCTGGAAGACCCCAGTGCAAAAGGTGTGGCGCGTGTCTATTCAACAGCATTGCTCGATGCAGTGAGTGGCGATAAACAGGCAGAACTCCTTGAAGAATTCACATCATTTCACGATGAAGTGCTTCTGAAGAGTGCAGGTTTCGAGCAACTGCTCGTTTCGGGACTGACAAGCTACGACGAAAAGGTCGGCTTGATCGAACGAGTTGTTAAACCAAGAGCGTCGCAAATATTTACGAATTTCTTGCTCGTCTTGGCGCGGCACGACCGCTTGGAACTTCTCCCACTGATTCTTGAAGAATCTTGGGCAGAACATGAAAAACGTGCAGGCAAAAGTCGAGTTCAAATCAGAAGTGCTGTCTCTCTCTCCGAGGAACAGCTTGGTCGAATCAAGAACCGGTTGCAGGATGCGTTGTCGTCCGAGCCGATTTTAATGCCTTCAGTGGATCAGGAACTCTTGGGTGGGTTGGTGATTCAAGTCGGTGATACAGTTTACGATGGATCGTTGCGAACACGCTTGAAAGTGTTACAGCAACGACTCCGCGAGAGGTACCTCAATGAAATTCAAAGCGGACGAGATCGCTTCAGTTCTCCAGAAGGAAATTGA
- the atpB gene encoding F0F1 ATP synthase subunit A, which translates to MLASHGTFHHVYDFNEFHLPFGIHIELPEIMGFQITKYMVLQVIAAVLVFLVFRGLASHAKSGNPVTGYFWNFWEMLVLRIRDDVVRPVIGDPHHHDEHEHAHDETATYITDSAGDRAHEGEVGHPADKYLPFLLSCFFFILFCNLLGAFPWFGAATANINVTGALAFTAFIATYFYGAQMHGPVGFWTHMVPAVNAPAPIKVLLVPMIFGIEAGGLFIKNGVLCIRLFANIMGGHTVMAVILGFIAQAAGGAQWFLVMPGSLAGQIGVGLLELLVAFIQAYVFTFLSTIFIAMSLHEH; encoded by the coding sequence ATGTTGGCAAGTCACGGTACATTCCATCACGTCTACGACTTCAATGAATTCCACCTTCCGTTTGGAATTCACATTGAGTTGCCGGAGATCATGGGTTTCCAGATCACCAAGTACATGGTGCTGCAAGTCATTGCTGCTGTACTGGTCTTTCTTGTCTTCAGAGGGTTGGCGAGTCACGCAAAAAGTGGAAACCCGGTAACAGGCTACTTCTGGAACTTCTGGGAAATGCTGGTCCTGCGAATTCGAGATGATGTCGTCCGCCCGGTCATTGGTGATCCGCATCACCACGACGAGCACGAACACGCACACGACGAAACAGCAACCTACATTACAGATTCTGCAGGAGACCGGGCTCACGAAGGTGAAGTCGGACATCCGGCTGACAAGTACCTTCCGTTCTTGCTATCCTGCTTTTTCTTTATCTTGTTTTGCAACTTGCTCGGCGCCTTCCCCTGGTTTGGTGCTGCAACAGCAAACATTAACGTGACGGGTGCACTTGCATTCACAGCGTTTATCGCAACGTACTTTTACGGTGCTCAAATGCATGGCCCGGTTGGTTTCTGGACCCATATGGTTCCGGCAGTCAACGCACCTGCTCCAATTAAAGTTCTGCTGGTCCCGATGATTTTCGGTATTGAAGCAGGCGGATTGTTCATCAAAAACGGTGTACTCTGCATTCGTTTATTTGCCAATATCATGGGTGGTCACACAGTTATGGCAGTCATTTTGGGATTCATTGCCCAAGCTGCCGGAGGAGCCCAATGGTTCCTGGTGATGCCCGGAAGTCTTGCGGGGCAGATAGGTGTTGGTTTGCTTGAACTGCTCGTTGCGTTCATTCAAGCCTACGTGTTCACCTTCCTGTCCACAATTTTCATTGCCATGTCGCTGCACGAGCACTAA
- a CDS encoding ATP synthase F0 subunit B, whose product MKSRSHHNLFANRQFAAQALFITTFLTCLAFVSTTNAVAEEQGNDGHPHAEDHSLNESGAKGELHHDDAHGDDHGAPPFREDTAFWSIIAFAGLCFAVVKLGLWNSLQTNMAAREEKEINLISTAEGHLTEAQQSLNQYRGQLEAMDETVAETIAEAGRDADHTQTEIIELAKREASLMLHRAEHEISRSRDQSLNSLFEHLAHRVAEATEAKVRANLQTEDQDRLIDDTLNQLVAN is encoded by the coding sequence TTGAAATCCCGAAGTCATCACAATTTGTTCGCTAACCGGCAATTTGCTGCTCAGGCATTGTTCATAACTACGTTCCTCACGTGCCTTGCATTCGTTTCAACGACGAATGCTGTCGCCGAGGAGCAGGGTAATGACGGCCACCCTCACGCTGAGGATCACTCCCTCAACGAGAGTGGAGCAAAAGGCGAACTACATCATGATGATGCACACGGAGACGACCATGGTGCTCCTCCTTTTCGAGAGGACACAGCCTTCTGGTCAATCATTGCGTTTGCTGGATTATGCTTCGCAGTTGTTAAACTGGGACTGTGGAACAGCCTGCAAACCAACATGGCTGCCCGAGAGGAAAAAGAGATCAACTTGATCTCAACGGCTGAAGGTCACCTGACAGAAGCCCAGCAGTCACTTAACCAGTATCGTGGACAGTTGGAAGCAATGGATGAAACCGTTGCGGAAACAATTGCCGAAGCTGGACGTGATGCGGACCACACGCAAACTGAAATTATTGAGTTGGCGAAACGCGAGGCAAGTTTGATGCTGCACCGTGCAGAGCATGAAATCAGCCGAAGTCGTGATCAATCACTCAACAGTTTATTTGAACACCTTGCTCATCGTGTGGCTGAGGCAACTGAAGCAAAAGTTCGAGCGAACTTGCAGACAGAAGACCAGGACCGGTTGATCGACGACACGCTGAACCAATTGGTTGCGAATTAA
- a CDS encoding AtpZ/AtpI family protein, with translation MSIELGLCIGAGYWADTKWGTSPWYLLTGCFFGFLIFTWQLFRLVQSMSKVEASGSKTPKTKTPEPEKNQNETHEKSPNKD, from the coding sequence ATGTCCATTGAACTGGGATTGTGCATCGGTGCGGGATACTGGGCCGACACGAAATGGGGAACGAGTCCCTGGTACTTACTGACTGGATGCTTCTTTGGGTTCCTGATTTTCACTTGGCAATTGTTCCGACTGGTTCAATCGATGTCAAAAGTGGAAGCATCAGGGTCAAAGACGCCAAAGACGAAAACACCAGAACCGGAAAAGAATCAAAACGAGACTCACGAGAAGTCGCCAAACAAGGACTGA
- the atpG gene encoding ATP synthase F1 subunit gamma: MGNARALVKRRKSIRNIRKITRTMELIATSRFKKAMDRAAEAASYTQKINEIVSDLSQSDLTFSHPLLLQPEETKNVTLLVLTSNRGLCGGYNGGILRLVNARLRELKAEGKNVTVEVSGKRGLSAMKFEGIPVHQSFTQFEDKPAFEEVNEIANRYLADFTGGETHRLEVAYQSFQSAARQKPVIETILPFGDLSTDSQESSGVEYEFLPSPEEILEEIVPAAFRARFFKCFLDAAVGEQIARMIAMKSATENADDMIRDISMKYNRARQTQITSELSEIIGGAAALE; encoded by the coding sequence ATGGGTAACGCACGAGCATTAGTGAAACGACGCAAGTCGATTCGGAACATTCGCAAGATCACGCGGACGATGGAGCTCATCGCCACTTCGCGGTTCAAAAAAGCAATGGACCGGGCGGCAGAAGCAGCTTCGTATACCCAGAAGATCAACGAAATTGTTTCGGATCTGTCGCAGTCAGATTTAACGTTCAGTCATCCGTTGTTACTGCAACCGGAAGAGACAAAGAACGTCACCCTGCTGGTCCTCACATCCAACCGGGGATTGTGCGGTGGATACAATGGCGGGATTCTCCGATTGGTGAACGCACGACTGCGTGAACTGAAAGCAGAAGGCAAAAACGTCACGGTTGAAGTTTCAGGAAAGCGTGGACTTTCCGCAATGAAATTCGAAGGGATCCCGGTCCATCAATCGTTCACACAATTTGAGGACAAACCGGCCTTCGAAGAAGTCAACGAGATCGCAAACCGATATCTCGCAGACTTCACTGGTGGAGAGACGCACCGCCTCGAAGTGGCCTACCAAAGTTTCCAATCCGCTGCTCGACAAAAACCAGTCATCGAAACAATTCTACCTTTCGGAGATCTCTCAACAGATTCCCAAGAAAGTAGCGGAGTTGAATACGAATTTCTTCCAAGTCCGGAAGAGATTCTAGAAGAGATTGTCCCGGCAGCGTTTCGGGCAAGATTCTTCAAATGCTTCCTCGACGCAGCGGTCGGAGAGCAAATCGCACGAATGATCGCGATGAAGTCAGCGACAGAAAACGCTGACGACATGATTCGCGATATTTCAATGAAATACAACCGGGCAAGACAAACACAGATTACAAGCGAGCTCTCCGAGATCATCGGAGGAGCAGCTGCACTTGAATAA
- a CDS encoding anaerobic glycerol-3-phosphate dehydrogenase subunit C gives MDEQQLRILDDLKGEFAGELHFDAISRELFSSDGSLYQILPLGVAFPKSAEDVSKLAAYTYENDIPLIPRGSGTGVAGGCLGRGIVVDFSRHMKNILHVDGSTVRVQAGVVRDQLNRHLRQHDRYFPPDPSNTAMTTVGGMIAVDAAGSHAIRVGSTRDYVQSVETVLADGFKFEAQRVADALSIPKPGRETDLVHQLAMLLNENAELIRQHQPSLVRNCSGYQLRGVMDGRAIHVPRLLVGSEGSLGIFTEATLHTSPIPSRRGAVLLLFGDLEKAIDAIEVMTGLQPSACDLLDRRLLSLAREADPRFAKLIPVQAEAGVLIEQTGYSNRQVEDRLQNIIHVARNADSTVHVGMEAFDEEGVEFLWSLPYRVIPLLSNLRGETRPLPFVEDIAVPPESLHQFLIKAQKVFQKHWVTASLYAHAASGQVHFRPFLAIPNSDNASRIEEISRDLYEVAFEFGGTVSGEHGNGLARTAFIRSQYGPLYRVFQKVKELFDPHNLLNPNKIISDDPHLTIRDFRVNPDPEQTRSELIPLQLQWKEGELEEETLRCNGCGNCRVQFDSSYRMCPFFHEETSEVYAPRSKANLIRALATSSIDSKAFSTEQAKELADSCFNCKQCQLECPSKVNIPALAIEAKAQFVAASGLPRSDWFLSRAHSFGKLGVAISPLANWLLGNRISRWMVEKLFGISQYRRLPKFAHRRFLNTWQAGRYREDRKKKQAYEVVYFVDHYANFHDPELGDAFLRVLEHNNIGVVIPRHQVASGMAMISAGDLEAARELAEINLGILGEFAREGKTIVCTEPTAAVCLKQEYPRLIDHPDTQVVADQTVDAGAYFQSLHSQGRLLTDFHPLEKTLGYHTPCHTKALNESPPWVELLKCIPDLNVQSIDKGCSGMAGAFGMSAKNFELSLKMGAGLIAEMQRPDLMLGASECSSCQFQMKQNSALPTLHPLKILALAYGIMPSIQRKLTPDHRERTLIT, from the coding sequence TTGGACGAGCAACAGCTGAGAATACTGGATGATTTGAAGGGTGAGTTCGCCGGTGAACTTCACTTCGATGCGATTTCGCGCGAACTTTTCTCCAGTGATGGCAGCCTGTATCAAATCCTTCCCTTGGGAGTTGCATTTCCCAAGTCAGCTGAAGATGTCTCCAAGCTTGCTGCTTATACCTATGAGAACGACATCCCATTGATCCCACGGGGCTCTGGGACTGGTGTTGCAGGTGGGTGTTTAGGACGAGGTATCGTTGTTGACTTCTCCCGACACATGAAGAATATTCTTCATGTCGATGGAAGTACTGTCCGCGTTCAAGCAGGAGTAGTCCGCGATCAACTCAATCGACACTTGCGGCAGCACGATCGATACTTTCCACCTGATCCTTCTAATACAGCAATGACCACCGTCGGTGGTATGATCGCAGTCGATGCTGCAGGATCGCACGCGATTCGAGTTGGCTCGACCCGTGATTATGTGCAGAGTGTCGAGACCGTTTTGGCGGACGGCTTCAAGTTTGAAGCTCAGCGGGTCGCGGATGCTCTCTCAATTCCGAAGCCTGGGCGGGAGACCGATCTCGTCCATCAATTGGCGATGCTGCTCAACGAGAATGCAGAGTTAATTCGACAGCATCAGCCGTCACTCGTTCGAAATTGCTCGGGGTATCAACTTCGTGGTGTGATGGATGGGAGGGCGATTCATGTTCCTCGGCTGCTGGTCGGGTCTGAAGGGAGTCTCGGAATTTTCACTGAGGCCACATTGCATACGTCGCCAATTCCATCGCGACGTGGGGCCGTCTTATTGCTGTTCGGCGATCTTGAAAAAGCAATCGATGCCATTGAAGTAATGACCGGATTGCAGCCGAGTGCGTGTGATTTACTCGACCGAAGGCTGCTGTCGCTGGCTAGAGAAGCCGATCCACGATTCGCAAAATTGATCCCGGTTCAAGCTGAAGCGGGAGTTCTGATTGAGCAGACGGGCTATTCAAATCGGCAAGTTGAAGACCGCTTGCAGAATATCATTCACGTCGCCCGTAATGCCGACTCAACCGTCCATGTGGGAATGGAAGCGTTTGATGAAGAAGGTGTTGAGTTTCTGTGGTCGTTGCCTTATCGAGTCATTCCTTTACTCAGCAATTTGCGCGGTGAGACGCGGCCTCTGCCGTTCGTTGAAGACATCGCTGTTCCGCCGGAATCACTCCACCAGTTCCTGATTAAAGCTCAAAAGGTTTTCCAGAAACATTGGGTGACAGCATCTTTATACGCTCACGCTGCCTCAGGGCAGGTTCACTTCCGTCCGTTTCTGGCGATTCCAAATTCTGACAACGCTTCACGAATTGAAGAAATTTCGCGAGACCTTTACGAGGTCGCTTTCGAGTTTGGAGGAACGGTCAGTGGAGAGCATGGAAACGGACTCGCCCGCACTGCGTTCATCCGAAGCCAATACGGTCCGTTGTATCGTGTCTTCCAGAAAGTCAAAGAGCTTTTCGATCCACACAATTTGCTCAATCCCAATAAGATCATCAGTGATGATCCTCATTTGACGATTCGCGACTTCAGGGTCAATCCTGATCCAGAGCAGACTCGTAGTGAACTCATCCCGTTGCAACTTCAGTGGAAGGAAGGTGAACTGGAAGAGGAGACCCTGCGCTGCAACGGTTGTGGGAACTGTCGTGTACAGTTTGATTCTTCTTACAGGATGTGCCCCTTCTTTCATGAAGAGACATCAGAAGTTTACGCTCCGCGATCCAAAGCCAATTTAATTCGAGCATTGGCCACAAGTTCGATTGATTCAAAAGCGTTTTCGACTGAACAGGCGAAAGAGCTGGCTGACTCTTGCTTCAACTGTAAGCAGTGCCAACTGGAATGTCCTTCGAAAGTGAATATTCCAGCACTTGCAATCGAGGCGAAAGCACAGTTTGTTGCGGCCAGTGGACTTCCACGGTCGGATTGGTTTCTCTCCCGAGCTCATTCCTTTGGAAAGCTCGGAGTTGCTATTTCACCACTTGCGAACTGGTTGCTTGGAAACCGCATCAGCCGTTGGATGGTTGAGAAGCTTTTTGGAATTTCTCAGTACCGCCGACTCCCGAAGTTTGCTCACAGGCGATTTTTGAATACCTGGCAGGCTGGTCGTTATCGTGAAGATCGCAAGAAAAAACAGGCTTACGAAGTTGTCTACTTCGTGGATCATTATGCGAACTTCCACGATCCCGAATTGGGCGACGCGTTTTTGCGAGTGCTTGAACACAATAATATTGGTGTCGTGATTCCCCGGCATCAAGTCGCCTCTGGAATGGCGATGATTTCAGCTGGGGATTTAGAAGCTGCGCGAGAACTTGCGGAGATCAATCTTGGAATACTCGGAGAATTTGCACGCGAGGGGAAAACGATTGTCTGTACCGAGCCGACAGCCGCAGTCTGCTTGAAGCAGGAATACCCTCGTCTGATTGATCATCCCGATACTCAGGTTGTGGCGGATCAAACCGTTGATGCCGGAGCTTATTTCCAGTCGCTCCATTCGCAGGGCCGTCTGCTCACCGATTTTCATCCGCTGGAAAAGACTCTCGGCTATCATACGCCGTGTCACACCAAGGCTCTCAACGAATCTCCACCGTGGGTTGAATTACTGAAGTGCATTCCCGACTTAAACGTTCAATCAATTGACAAAGGTTGCTCTGGAATGGCAGGCGCATTTGGGATGAGCGCGAAAAACTTTGAGCTGTCACTTAAAATGGGGGCGGGACTTATTGCAGAAATGCAAAGACCAGATCTGATGCTCGGAGCGAGCGAGTGCAGTAGTTGTCAGTTCCAGATGAAACAGAACTCAGCACTGCCGACTTTGCACCCTCTGAAAATTCTCGCATTGGCATATGGGATCATGCCATCGATTCAACGTAAGCTGACTCCCGATCATCGTGAGCGAACCTTGATCACATAA
- the folE gene encoding GTP cyclohydrolase I FolE translates to MEVPEENHPSSVNNSVDKPRIESAVREILAAVGEDPDREGLLETPARVARMYEELFSGLHLDPARHLKKVFTETYDELVLVRDISFNSMCEHHLLPFLGVAHIGYIPRGHVVGLSKLARIVDEVSRKPQVQERMTETLANLLDTELEPKGVIVVLEAEHSCMSIRGIRKPGSVTITSAVRGLFRKNESSRAEAMALINNKK, encoded by the coding sequence ATTGAAGTGCCTGAAGAAAATCACCCCAGCAGCGTCAACAATAGTGTCGACAAACCGCGAATCGAATCAGCAGTTCGAGAAATTCTGGCAGCAGTCGGCGAAGACCCGGATCGTGAAGGTTTACTGGAAACACCTGCGCGTGTGGCTCGTATGTATGAAGAGCTATTCAGCGGACTTCATCTTGACCCTGCACGCCATTTGAAGAAAGTCTTTACGGAGACTTACGATGAACTCGTGCTTGTGCGGGACATCAGTTTCAACAGCATGTGCGAGCACCATCTCCTCCCGTTTCTTGGTGTGGCACACATCGGGTATATTCCACGTGGGCACGTTGTTGGTCTCAGTAAACTCGCTCGCATCGTGGATGAGGTCTCACGCAAACCTCAAGTTCAAGAGCGGATGACGGAAACGCTTGCGAACCTCCTTGATACCGAACTGGAACCTAAGGGGGTGATTGTTGTGCTCGAAGCAGAGCACTCATGTATGTCGATTCGCGGCATCCGCAAGCCTGGCTCCGTGACCATTACCAGTGCCGTTCGAGGCTTGTTCCGAAAGAACGAATCGAGCCGAGCCGAAGCGATGGCCTTGATAAACAATAAGAAATGA
- a CDS encoding ATP synthase F0 subunit C, whose amino-acid sequence MSRVLQVSWCFVIALLFFATPALAADGPLIVLDPAIGAGLIMLGGGFGISKIGTAAVESMARQPEAAKDISGAMLLAAALIEGATFFALIVCILVIVL is encoded by the coding sequence GTGTCTCGTGTTTTACAAGTAAGTTGGTGTTTCGTCATTGCACTGTTGTTCTTTGCGACACCTGCTTTGGCAGCCGATGGCCCGTTGATTGTTCTTGATCCTGCTATCGGAGCTGGCCTGATCATGCTCGGTGGTGGTTTCGGAATTTCCAAAATCGGTACTGCCGCTGTTGAGAGCATGGCTCGTCAACCAGAAGCAGCCAAAGACATCAGTGGTGCAATGCTCCTCGCAGCAGCCCTGATCGAAGGTGCAACATTCTTCGCTTTGATTGTTTGTATCCTCGTCATCGTTCTTTGA